One genomic region from Cucumis melo cultivar AY chromosome 9, USDA_Cmelo_AY_1.0, whole genome shotgun sequence encodes:
- the LOC103501376 gene encoding trans-cinnamate:CoA ligase, peroxisomal-like: MEMLLKCDANYTALTPITFLKRASAFYADRTSIIYEGTRFTWNQTYERCCRLASSLRRLSVSKNHVVSVLAPNVPALYEMHFAVPMAGAILNTINTRLDVKNIALILRHSEAKIFFVDYQYIQEAKDALRLLVAESFPIPLVVVIDDIDTPTGARLGNLEYEQLIHDGDANFTPVEVDDEWDSIALNYTSGTTSAPKGVVYSHRGAFLSTLSLVMGWEMGNAPVYLWTLPMFHCNGWTFTWGIAARGGTNICMRNTTASDIFRNINLHRVTHMCCAPIVFRIILEADNGDRRRVAWPVNVLTGGAPPPAALLEKMEALGFHITHAYGLTEATGPALVCEWQEKWNVLPADQQANLKARQGISILTLADVDVKNLKTMESVPHDGRTTGEIVLRGSSLMKGYFKDPEATAAAFKNGWFLTGDIGVIYPDGYLEIKDRSKDVIISGGENISSVEVETVLYRHPQVAEAAVVAMPHPRWGESPCAFVVLHGGGGSGRVSEAEMIAFCRKNLSHYMVPKKVVFMAELPKANGKVQKFMLREQAKYLEVSEKRRVSNLGNKSGNRRSDYGDQHVIAMSRL; encoded by the exons atggAGATGCTTTTGAAATGTGATGCAAATTATACTGCTCTCACACCCATCACCTTTCTTAAAAGAGCTTCTGCGTTTTACGCCGATCGAACTTCTATTATCTATGAGGGAACTCGTTTTACATGGAATCAAACTTATGAGCGTTGTTGCCGCCTCGCCTCCTCCCTCCGTCGTCTCTCTGTCTCCAAGAACCACGTC GTATCGGTACTAGCGCCGAATGTTCCAGCATTATATGAGATGCATTTTGCAGTACCGATGGCAGGTGCCATCTTGAACACAATCAACACCCGTCTCGATGTCAAGAACATCGCTCTCATCCTTCGCCACTCTGAGGCAAAGATATTCTTTGTTGATTATCAATACATTCAAGAAGCCAAAGATGCCCTTCGCTTACTAGTGGCAGAATCATTCCCAATCCCACTCGTTGTTGTTATTGATGATATTGACACTCCAACAGGAGCTCGGTTAGGAAACTTGGAATACGAGCAACTAATCCACGATGGCGATGCCAATTTTACTCCAGTGGAAGTAGATGACGAATGGGACTCCATAGCACTAAATTACACATCCGGCACGACGTCAGCGCCAAAGGGCGTAGTGTATAGCCACCGGGGCGCGTTCCTTAGCACGCTCAGCTTGGTAATGGGTTGGGAAATGGGAAACGCTCCTGTTTACTTATGGACTCTACCCATGTTCCACTGTAACGGTTGGACCTTCACATGGGGGATCGCTGCTCGTGGTGGGACCAATATTTGTATGCGCAATACGACGGCGTCCGATATCTTTCGAAACATTAATTTGCATCGTGTGACTCATATGTGTTGTGCGCCAATCGTGTTTAGAATCATCCTCGAGGCTGATAACGGCGATCGACGTCGAGTTGCTTGGCCCGTGAACGTTCTCACTGGCGGAGCACCTCCTCCAGCGGCGTTGCTGGAAAAGATGGAGGCTCTTGGTTTTCATATAACACATGCTTATGGATTGACTGAGGCCACCGGGCCGGCGTTGGTTTGTGAGTGGCAAGAAAAATGGAATGTTTTGCCCGCCGATCAACAAGCCAACCTTAAAGCTAGACAAG GAATCAGCATTCTGACATTAGCCGATGTGGACgtcaaaaatttgaaaacaatggAAAGTGTGCCGCACGACGGCCGCACCACCGGCGAGATTGTTCTGCGTGGCAGCAGCCTCATGAAAGGCTATTTCAAAGATCCCGAGGCGACTGCGGCGGCCTTCAAAAACGGTTGGTTCCTAACTGGAGACATCGGGGTCATTTACCCCGACGGGTATTTAGAAATCAAGGATCGGTCCAAGGATGTCATAATCTCCGGCGGCGAGAACATCAGCAGCGTTGAGGTAGAGACAGTGCTATACCGGCACCCACAGGTGGCGGAGGCGGCGGTTGTGGCAATGCCGCACCCCCGTTGGGGAGAGAGCCCATGTGCCTTCGTTGTCCTTCATGGCGGGGGTGGCAGTGGGAGAGTGAGTGAGGCGGAGATGATTGCATTTTGCCGAAAGAATTTGTCGCACTATATGGTGCCGAAGAAGGTGGTGTTCATGGCGGAGCTTCCGAAGGCGAACGGGAAGGTTCAGAAGTTCATGTTGAGGGAGCAGGCGAAATATTTGGAGGTTTCTGAGAAAAGAAGGGTGAGCAACTTGGGAAACAAATCCGGGAACCGGCGATCGGATTATGGTGATCAGCATGTTATAGCCATGTCTAGGCTTTGA